In one Thermanaerovibrio velox DSM 12556 genomic region, the following are encoded:
- a CDS encoding HD-GYP domain-containing protein → MGLTACGVSPGSFGSLGLERSCGVLELLDPGTRAHSIRVMRLSLSLGRALDLPEESLGLLGLSALLHDVGKVKVPDWVLQKRGPLSPVERSMIQMHPSAGAAILRAEGFCDQVVLGALHHHERFDGWGYPEGLRGEEIPFFARIIAVADAFEAMTSRRPYRNAMGHRDALEEILHHRFDQFDPALAEAFAEVCGFVRPEGSCFTELPDTPNMPHGDLMHSIRVPEVH, encoded by the coding sequence ATGGGGCTTACGGCTTGCGGAGTTTCGCCGGGTTCGTTCGGTTCCCTTGGGTTGGAGCGTTCCTGCGGGGTCCTGGAGCTGCTGGACCCGGGGACCAGGGCCCATTCCATCCGGGTCATGAGGCTTTCCCTGTCCCTTGGGAGGGCTTTGGACCTGCCGGAGGAGTCCTTGGGATTGCTGGGGCTCTCCGCCCTCCTTCATGACGTGGGGAAGGTGAAGGTCCCGGATTGGGTGCTCCAAAAGAGGGGGCCGTTGAGCCCCGTGGAGAGGTCCATGATACAGATGCATCCGTCCGCCGGGGCGGCCATCCTTAGGGCCGAGGGTTTTTGTGACCAGGTGGTCCTTGGGGCTTTGCATCATCACGAGCGGTTCGACGGCTGGGGCTATCCGGAGGGGCTTCGGGGAGAGGAGATCCCGTTTTTCGCCCGGATCATAGCCGTGGCGGACGCCTTTGAGGCCATGACGTCCCGGCGCCCCTACAGGAATGCCATGGGTCATCGGGATGCCCTGGAGGAGATCCTTCATCATCGCTTTGACCAGTTTGACCCGGCCTTGGCGGAGGCCTTCGCCGAGGTCTGCGGTTTCGTCCGTCCGGAGGGTTCCTGTTTCACGGAGCTGCCGGATACGCCGAACATGCCCCACGGGGACCTCATGCACTCCATCCGGGTGCCGGAGGTCCATTGA